CTTGGGGTTCTCGTGGAGGTGCTCGTAGTCGACCCACAGTCGGCCGCCGATTTCGGCGTCGTCCGGTGACAGCGTCGTATCCTCGAGCGTGACCTTCAGTACGGCGCACACCTCCCACTCGACGCCCTCGTTCGGGTAATAGCGTTTGTATTCGAACTTGTCGGTGACCTGGAGATCGCTGTACTGATCCGGCCTCACGCCGAGTTCCTCTTCGAGCCGTTGTCTCGTCGCCTCCTTCTGGCTCTGTCCTTCGACGGGGTGTGAAGCGACTGTGCCGTCCCAGTGGGTGTCCCAGAGCCGCTTTTCGGGCGCGCGCTGTGCGAGCAGAATCCGACCCGCGCCGTCGAACACCATGCAGGTGAACGCGCGGTGTCGGACACCGTCGCCGGTGTGTGCCTCGAGGCGGTTGACCGTCCCCGTCGCCTCGTCTTCGGCATCGACTGCGATTACGTCCTGGCGGGCGTTCTCGTGGGCGGGTTCGTCGCCTGCAAGCCGATCCGCGTCGGCGGAGCCGTGACCGCTCTCTGTGTTCGTCTGCTCGGAACTCATGTGCGCCGTGACGGTCAGCGGACACAATAAGGGTTCGGTGTCCGGTTTGGTGGTGTTCCTCGAGCCATTCGCTACGCTCATGGCTCATCGCTCGCTCTCGTCGCATTGTGCCGCCGAAAAGTGCGTGGGACCGGATTTGAACCGGCGGACCTCTACAGGACAGCGCCCTCAACGCTGCGCCGTTGGCCTGGCTTGGCTACCCACGCCCGATGTGAATTTTTGCCGCGGTCAATCGTACCCGGGGGATAATTAAAAGCCCTTCCCTTTGCCCCGCGAGTGCCGGGGAGTCCCACGGAAGATACCGACGGAATCCCGTCCGTTTTTCTCCCGGGAACCCGTACGACCAGTATGGAAGTTCGACGACGGGCACGAGACAACGTCCCTGCCCTGACTGCTATCCTCACGGTCGTCGCACTGACGCTCGTCTTCGGTGCCGCGCTCCAGGCGATCCCGACCGACCTGCTCCCGCAGGCGGGTGATCCGCTCCTCGATGCGATACCCACGATCAACGCCGCCCTGAGCCTGCTCGCGATCGGCTCCATCGCTGCCGGCTGGCGGTTCATCCGTACCGACCAGGTCGAAAAACACCGTGCCGCGATGCTCGCCTCGTTCGGCCTCTTTGCAGCCTTCCTCGTGTTGTACCTCTACCGCGTCGCCCTGCTGGGGCCGGCGGAGTTCCCCGGTCCGGCGACAGTCGAGACGTTCGTGTATCTCCCGCTTCTGGGAGTCCACATTCTGCTTGCCGTGCTCTGTGTCCCGCTGTTGTTTTACGTGCTCCTGCTTGCAGCCACCCGTCCGATCTCCGAAATCTACGACACCCGTCACCGGATTGTCGGCCGGGTGGCCGCCTCGCTGTGGCTCGTCTCCTTCGCGCTCGGTATCGTCGTCTACTTCCTGCTGTACGTCGTGTACTGAGCGACCGAGTTGCGATCGAACACGCCGTCAGTCGTCGCCGAGCGCCCGTTCGGGTTCGGTTTCCGGCCTCGTGATCGGTCGGTCCGTCTCCTCGCCGTCGATGTCGTACGGGTACGCACCGGTAACGCAGCCGAGACACAGGTCCTCGCGGCCGGTTCCGATCGCCTGCGCGACTGCGTCGACCGACAGGTACGAAAGCGAGTCGGCTCCGATCGCCTCGCGGATCTCCTCGACCGACCGGTCGGCGGCGATGAGTTCCTCCCGCGTGGCCATGTCGATACCGAGGTAACACGGCGCGACGATCGGCGGTGCCCCGATCCGGACGTGCACTTTCTCGGCCCCCGATTCCCGGAGCAGTTCAACCAGTTGCGTGGACGTCGTCCCCCGGACGATCGAGTCGTCGATCACCGTGACTGTCTTCCCGTCGACCGTGCTCTTGATCGGGTTGAGCTTCAGCCGGACGGCGCGTTCGCGCTCGTCCTGTGTCGGCATGATGAACGTCCGACCGACGTAGCGGTTCTTCATCAACCCCTCTGCGAACGCAACCCCATCGTCCTCAGGATCGCGAAGCTCGCCGTCGACGGTGGTTTCGGATGCGGCGTCGGCGTATCCGGCGGCGAACGCCCGTCCCGAGTCCGGTACCGGCATCACGACGTCCGTCTCGATTCCGGATTCGTTCCACAGTTGGCGCCCGAGTTCACGCCGAACTTCGTAGACGAGTTCGCCGTCGATGACGGAGTCCGGCCGGCCGAAGTACACGTGTTCGAAAAAGCAGTTGGCGGTGCGATCGCGTTCGAACAGTCGGTAGGAGTCGAATCCCGACCCGTCCGCATCGAGAACGATCAGTTCGCCCGGTCGGACGTCCCGAATCAGTTCGCCATCGAGGGTGTCGATCGCGGCCGACTCGCTCGCGAGGAGGTAGCCATCGTCTAACTTCCCGATGCACAGCGGTCGGTTTCCACCCGGATCCCGTACGCCGAGAACGGTGTCACCGTGAGTGATAGTAAGCGAGTACGAACCGTGGATCCGCTCCATCGTCCGCTTGATCGCCCGCACGAGATCCGCCTCCAGCAGGTTGCGGGCGAGATCGTGGGCGATCACCTCGGTGTCGCCCTCGCTGGTGAACGCGTGGCCCAGTCCCGCCAGTTCCTCGCGGATTTCGTCGGCGTTGACGAGGTTTCCGTTGTGGGCGAGCCCGAGCGAGCCCGACTTGAACGACACTGTAAACGGCTGTGCACAGGAGGCATCGACCCCGCCGGCCGTCGGATAGCGAACGTGGCCGATCCCGTTGGAGCCGTTGAGGGAGTCGAGCGTCTCCTCGTCGAAGACGTCGCCGACGAGACCGGTCTCGACGTGGCTGTGCTGCTGAAACCCGTCGTGGGTGACGATCCCCGCCGATTCCTGTCCCCGATGCTGGAGCGCGTACAGCGCGTAGTACAGCGGCCGTGCCGCCGCACGCTCTGTGAGCGAGACCCCGACGACGCCGCACTTCTCCCGCGGCCCGCCGATCCCGCCCGGCTCCCGGTCGGATACCATACCGGCGTTCACGTCCCGATCGGTAAAAATCCCCGTGGTTGTGACGTACTCTTCGATAGAGCCGGATGGATTATACATATTCTTGTACACCTATCGGAATGAGAGTCGTCCCACGGCAGTTTTTATCCCGGGGCACGACCCGCCGGTATGGACGTCACGTTCCTCGGAACCGGGAGCGCGATGCCGGTCCCCGAGCGGGTACAGACTGGACTGTTGCTGGAACGGGGGGACCGAACGCTGCTCGTCGACTGTGGGGCGGGAGTTCTCCATCGACTCTCCCGCCTCGAGGGGGGATACGAGTCGGTCGCGTCGGTCCTTCTGACACACCATCACCTCGACCACGTCGCCGATCTGCTTCCCCTTTTGAAGGCGCGATGGCTCGCCGGCGAGACCCACCTCGAGATCGCCGGGCCGCCGGGGACGAAGGCACTCGTCGACGAACTTCTCGACGTGCACGACTACCTGCGCGATAGAGTGGATCTCCGACTGCGGGAGGTTCATGCCGGCTCGGCGTTCGAGATCGCTGGGTTCGACATCGAGGCGTTCGAAACTCGGCACTCGATGACCTGCTTCGCCTATCGATTCGCCGACGGAGACTTCACGTACTCGGGCGACTCGGAGGCGTTTGCCGGTCTCGCCAACTTCGCGGACGGCTCGCGGGTGCTCGTCCACGACTGTTCGTTTCCGGACGGGCTGGACGTCTCCAACCATCCGACGCCGACCCAGCTCGGGAAAGCGCTCGCGGGGACCGACATCGATCGGCTGTATCTCACCCACCGCTATCCGCAAACCGAAGGAAAAGGCGAAGCCCTCGTCGAGAGCGTTCGAGCAGCCGGATTCGACGGCGAGGTCCGACTCGCTCGGGACGGGATTCGTGTCACCGTTTGAGGAGTTACTTCGCCGCTTTTGTAATTGATGTTGGTTTCATTATGCCGGAAATTACCCGTCAACTTAAGTCATCGTGTACAAAACTCCCGGATGATGACGGAGCCACTCGCTGACGACTTCGGTCGGGAGGAGACGGGGGCACTCTCGGACGACTTCGGCCGGGAGGTGACGGGGGTTCGGATCTCTCTTACGGATCGCTGTAACTTCGACTGTATTTACTGCCACAACGAAGGGCTCGGCGACACGCGGGGGCCGATGGAGCCGGAGGACGACGAGATGACCGCCGACGAAGTGGTCCGGTTCCTGGAGGTCGTCGAGGAGTACGGCGTCCGGAAGGCGAAGTTCACGGGCGGGGAGCCGATGCTCCGCGGGGATCTCGAGGAGATCGTCCGCCGCACTCCCGACTCGATGGAGACGTCCCTGACCACCAACGGGACGTTCCTTCCCGGGCGTGCGGAGGCGCTCCGCGAGGCCGGTCTCGAACGGGTCAACGTCTCTCAGGACGCGCTCGATCCCGAGGCGTTCGCGGAGATCACGAAGTCGGGCGCGTACGACCGGGTTCTCGAGGGCGTCGACGCCGCCCTGGATGCCGGGCTGGATCCGGTAAAGCTCAACATGGTCGTCTTCGAGCACACCGCCGGCTACGTCGAGGACATGGTCTACCACGTCGCCGAAAACGAGGGGCTCCAACTCCAGCTCATCGAGTACATGCCGGAGCTCACGGGGCGACCCGAGTGGAGCATCGACATCCAGCGAGTCCACGACTGGCTGGCCGATATCGCCGACCGGATCGAACACCGCGAAATGCACGACCGGAAGCGGTACTTCGTGAACGGCGGGATGATCGAAATCGTCGATCCCGTCGAAAACGAGGAGTTCTGTGCCAACTGTGGCCGGGTCCGGGTCACCCACGAGGGGTATCTGAAGGGCTGTCTCAACCGCAACGACGACCTTCGGCCGATGGGCGAGATGTCGCGCGAGGAAATCCGGGAGGCGTACGAAGAGACAGTCGCCAATCGGGTGCCGTACTACGGCGAATACCTGAAAAAGAACGGGAGCGGCGAGTACGAGATAAACGAGAGGTACATCGAGGCGCCGAAATCGACTACGAGCGACTGATTTTTGCGGCGTTTCGTGATCCGCCGAAACACCCGTCACCACTGAAACGCCTGTCACCGCCGAAACGCCCGCCTCCGGTTCGTGATGTTTAAATACAGTCACCCAGTTGTATCGTGTACACGTGAACTGTAGGGGCGAACGTCCCGAGTCCCGGACCGGTGGTCCGGTGGCGACGATACCAACCGCGAGTTGCGGTAGCCAAGCCTGGCCCAAGGCGCTGGGTTGCTAACTCAGTGGCGCAAGCCTCCGGGGTTCGAATCCCCGCCGCAACGCTGCAACGCAACCAGATATGAGTGCAGACGAACCACAGGACGGCTCTACGGAGGAGGACGAGGAGCTCCGTTACTTCGTCCGGGTCGGACAGACCGACCTCGACGGGACGAAGTCCGTAGAGCGAAGCCTGACAGAACTGAATGGAATCGGCACGCGTACGGCGCGTTTCGTGGCCGACACGGTCGGGATCGACCGGACTGCCACGTTCGGCGCGCTGGACGACGAAGTGATAGAGGAGGTCGTCGACGTGGTCGAAAACCTCTCGGAACACGCTCCCGAGTGGATGGCCAACCGTCGCAACGACTTCTACACCGGAGAGACGACCCACGAGACAGGCTCCGAGCTCGATCAGCGTCGCCGGTACGACATCAACCGGATGAAAATGATCGACTCCTACAAGGGCGCCCGGCACAAGCGCGGACAGAAAGTGCGCGGTCAGCGCACGAAGTCCACCGGACGGACCGAAGGGACGATCGGCGTCAACGTCGAGGAGATCCGCGAGGAGGCCGCAGAAGAAGCGGCAGCGGAAGAAGAGGAGGATGAGCTATGACGACCGGTAGCAACACGAAACGGTACGAGACGCCGAACCATCCCTACCAGGGCGAGCGGATCGCCGAGGAGTCCGGCCTGATCGGCCAGTACGGACTCAAGAACAAAGAGGAACTCTGGCGTGCGCAGTCGGAACTGCGCGACTACCGCCGCGAGGCCCGCCGACTGCTCGGCGAGGCGCAGGGTGACGTCGACCTCGCCGGGGAGTACGGCGCGGAGTTCGTTGCCCGACTGCGACGGTACGGGATCCTCTCGGAGAACGACGACATCAGCGCAGTCCTGGAACTGGACGTCACCGACGTCCTCGAACGGCGGCTACAGACGGTCGCCTACCGACAGGGGCTCGCGAGCACCACCAAACAGGCACGACAGTTCATCGTCCACGGCCACG
The Halalkaliarchaeum desulfuricum DNA segment above includes these coding regions:
- a CDS encoding 30S ribosomal protein S13; the protein is MSADEPQDGSTEEDEELRYFVRVGQTDLDGTKSVERSLTELNGIGTRTARFVADTVGIDRTATFGALDDEVIEEVVDVVENLSEHAPEWMANRRNDFYTGETTHETGSELDQRRRYDINRMKMIDSYKGARHKRGQKVRGQRTKSTGRTEGTIGVNVEEIREEAAEEAAAEEEEDEL
- a CDS encoding 30S ribosomal protein S4; protein product: MTTGSNTKRYETPNHPYQGERIAEESGLIGQYGLKNKEELWRAQSELRDYRREARRLLGEAQGDVDLAGEYGAEFVARLRRYGILSENDDISAVLELDVTDVLERRLQTVAYRQGLASTTKQARQFIVHGHVIVDGARVTRPSKKVAVGEQDHIEFDENSPLADELHPERAEGQE
- a CDS encoding MBL fold metallo-hydrolase, with the protein product MDVTFLGTGSAMPVPERVQTGLLLERGDRTLLVDCGAGVLHRLSRLEGGYESVASVLLTHHHLDHVADLLPLLKARWLAGETHLEIAGPPGTKALVDELLDVHDYLRDRVDLRLREVHAGSAFEIAGFDIEAFETRHSMTCFAYRFADGDFTYSGDSEAFAGLANFADGSRVLVHDCSFPDGLDVSNHPTPTQLGKALAGTDIDRLYLTHRYPQTEGKGEALVESVRAAGFDGEVRLARDGIRVTV
- a CDS encoding DUF420 domain-containing protein codes for the protein MEVRRRARDNVPALTAILTVVALTLVFGAALQAIPTDLLPQAGDPLLDAIPTINAALSLLAIGSIAAGWRFIRTDQVEKHRAAMLASFGLFAAFLVLYLYRVALLGPAEFPGPATVETFVYLPLLGVHILLAVLCVPLLFYVLLLAATRPISEIYDTRHRIVGRVAASLWLVSFALGIVVYFLLYVVY
- the purF gene encoding amidophosphoribosyltransferase, translated to MVSDREPGGIGGPREKCGVVGVSLTERAAARPLYYALYALQHRGQESAGIVTHDGFQQHSHVETGLVGDVFDEETLDSLNGSNGIGHVRYPTAGGVDASCAQPFTVSFKSGSLGLAHNGNLVNADEIREELAGLGHAFTSEGDTEVIAHDLARNLLEADLVRAIKRTMERIHGSYSLTITHGDTVLGVRDPGGNRPLCIGKLDDGYLLASESAAIDTLDGELIRDVRPGELIVLDADGSGFDSYRLFERDRTANCFFEHVYFGRPDSVIDGELVYEVRRELGRQLWNESGIETDVVMPVPDSGRAFAAGYADAASETTVDGELRDPEDDGVAFAEGLMKNRYVGRTFIMPTQDERERAVRLKLNPIKSTVDGKTVTVIDDSIVRGTTSTQLVELLRESGAEKVHVRIGAPPIVAPCYLGIDMATREELIAADRSVEEIREAIGADSLSYLSVDAVAQAIGTGREDLCLGCVTGAYPYDIDGEETDRPITRPETEPERALGDD
- the idi gene encoding isopentenyl-diphosphate Delta-isomerase, which gives rise to MSSEQTNTESGHGSADADRLAGDEPAHENARQDVIAVDAEDEATGTVNRLEAHTGDGVRHRAFTCMVFDGAGRILLAQRAPEKRLWDTHWDGTVASHPVEGQSQKEATRQRLEEELGVRPDQYSDLQVTDKFEYKRYYPNEGVEWEVCAVLKVTLEDTTLSPDDAEIGGRLWVDYEHLHENPKLYRQLRLCPWFEIAMRRDVA
- the moaA gene encoding GTP 3',8-cyclase MoaA, which translates into the protein MTEPLADDFGREETGALSDDFGREVTGVRISLTDRCNFDCIYCHNEGLGDTRGPMEPEDDEMTADEVVRFLEVVEEYGVRKAKFTGGEPMLRGDLEEIVRRTPDSMETSLTTNGTFLPGRAEALREAGLERVNVSQDALDPEAFAEITKSGAYDRVLEGVDAALDAGLDPVKLNMVVFEHTAGYVEDMVYHVAENEGLQLQLIEYMPELTGRPEWSIDIQRVHDWLADIADRIEHREMHDRKRYFVNGGMIEIVDPVENEEFCANCGRVRVTHEGYLKGCLNRNDDLRPMGEMSREEIREAYEETVANRVPYYGEYLKKNGSGEYEINERYIEAPKSTTSD